The window CAAGCCAAATCCCCAATTTCGTTGTTGCTCTGTTAATTCAATTAAATGAGCAGCAATGATTTGGTTTTCGCTTATTAATATCGGCTCATAACGATAGCAGGTTTCACTCACACAAAATGTTCGACATGCTTGTGAAACAGCCATTCTATTTTGTTTGACGACCTCTTTCGCTAACATTTTTCGCTCAGAAGCCTTCACCACTTTTTTGTCATGGCTTCCTGTATGACTTCGGCTTTAAGCCTTTCTTCTGCATACATTTTTTTGAGTCGACGATTTTCATCTTCTAGTTCTTTCATTCTAGCCATTAGCGATGTATCCATGCCACCGTATTTGGCTCGCCATTTATAGAATGTTGAATTTGCCATTCCATGCTCTGGGCATAACTCGGGTACGGGAATACCATTTTCGGCTTGTTTTAATATATTGAGTATTTGATTGTCTGTAAACGTTGTTTTTTTCATGTTTTTCTCCGAACATTATAGTAAGAGAAAATTCTACTTTTGACTTCTATTATTTTTAGGGGGGATTACCGACCGATCTACAATATAAAGCAAAGGAAATCGCTGAGTTTTTATTAGCTTTACAACCTGATATTCGTATTCGAATTAATGCTTTTCATAATCATGGTGTGGTTGGCGCGGCTAAATCATGGTTGGGGGCAACACAAACAGACGTCGATCTATTTGCTAGAGAATTAATCTCGCATGGTATGAAGAACATTATTTATCCATCACGATACTTGTCATAGTGTCATTGAATTATGTTATCGATCTCTTTTGGGTGCTCGCATTATTATATAAAAAGCCCTTTAAAAAGGGCTTTTGACTATAGGATAATTGGACCTAATCAAAAAAGGTAACAATCACTTTTGATGAAATATTTTTATCAGTAGCTGTAATTAATGCTTGTTCAATTTGCTGATAAGGGAACTCACTTGATATTAGTGGTCGTGGGTCAATAATACCTTTTTCCAACCATTTCACAGCAATACCAAATTCATTAATAAATCGGAATGATCCTTTCCAACTGATCTCTTTAGCTAGCATCTGTGCTACAGGATATTGTACAGGGCTGGCTCCCATTCCTACTTGAACAATAGTACCATTCGCTCGAGTCACATGAACGGTTGATTCAATAGCCGCCGCCGCTCCACAGGCTTCAAAAGTGACATCAAAATAACCTTTATTATGGGTAAAAGTTGCTAATGCCTCTTGATTTAATGGGCTAACTACATGGTCAGCCCCCATTGCTAATGAAATTTTCTGGCTACGTTCATTAATATCTGATGCGATCACTTCAACGGCTCCAGCCGCTTTTGCCGCAGCAATAATTAAACAGCCGATTGGACCTGCCCCTATCACTAATACCTTTTTACCGACTAAACTACCAGCAATATTGACTGCATGAATTGCAACCGTAGTTGGTTCAGCAAAAGCCATGACTTGAGCTGGCACAGTTTCATCGTAAGGGAAACATTGTTGTTCTGAGACAATAGCATATTGTGAAAAGCCACCATGCACATGTGGATTAAACTGGGCGCTACCCATAAAACGCATGTTGGTACATTGATTTTGTTTACCTTCTAAACAATATTGACACTGATTACAAGGACGAGATGGATTAATTGCGACTTTTTGACCTATTTTCAATTTAGAATTTTTGGGTATTTTATCAACACGTCCAACGAATTCGTGACCAATGACCATCGGATGTTTTATAACAGATAATCCCGCATGTCCTTCTTGATAATAGTGAATATCTGAGCCACATATACCGCCCGCTTCAATTTTTATTACAACATCATCATCGGTATATGTTAATTCTCGATCATCTATACGAATATCTTGTTTGCCATGAGCAAAACAGGCTTTACAAATTAGTTTTTGATTCATTTTATTCGCCTCTATTAATAATGAGATTATGTTGTTGATTTATCTGTTTCGTTGGTATCTCGTAAACTTGGAATATTCATAACTTCAATTTTACCTACCAAAAAGACATAAGCAAGGAAGCCAATTAATGCTACCGCCGAAATATAGTACATTGCATATTGAAAATTATTGGTTTTATGTAAAATAACGCCAATGACAATAGGGGAAATAATGCCAGATAAATTACCAAATACATTTAAAAATCCACCTATCGTACCGATGATTTTCCTTGGAATAACATCACTACATACAACCCAGCCTAAGTTTGAGAATGCATTCGCAAAAAAGGCAATAGAAAGAATCGCAATCGCAATGACGGGTTGATCTTCAAAGAAATTGGCAAAGCACATAATCGTGGTAACTAATAACCCAGCCATAATCGGTAGTTTTCTGGCAAATGTTTTTGAGTATTTTTTCTTAATCAGCATATCGCTTAATACTCCACTAGATAAGACGCCAGCCATTGCCATCAAGTATGGGAACATAGCACCAAACCCAGCTTTAGATATTGATAAATGTAAGCCTTTTTCTAGATAGACAATAAACCACGTTAGAAAGAAGTATAGCGTTGATGATGCTGCAAATTGTGCGATAAATAGTCCCCACATCGTACGTTGACGTAGGACATAAAAAATATCACTCCATAACACTTTTTCTGCTTTGATCGTATGTTGACTTTGGTCGAATCCACCGCCAGCTTTAATATAATCTAGTTCAGCTTGATTGGCGTTTTTACTTTCAAATGGTTCCCGATATTTTATTAGCCAGATAAGACCAAAAATAATCCCCACACCGCCAGAAACGTAGAATGACATTTCCCAGCCATAATTAGCCACAATCAACGATAAAACCGGTGTTAACGTTGCTAAACCAATATATTGGCCGCTTGAATATAGCGCAGTCGCTCTCGCTCGTTCTTGAGAGGGGAACCATGTTGCAATAATTTTAGTATTTGAGGGAAAAGAGGGCGCCTCTGCAATACCAATTAATCCTCGGCACACCATTAACATGGCAAAAGATGCCGTGACAGTGGTAAACCAATGGTGAGAGGCAAGCCCCATTAAAAATGTAAAAACACTCCAAAGAATAATGGCTCCGCCATACAATTTTCTAATACCCACGCGATCTAAAATATAACCGACCGGGATTTGGCTAATTGCATAAGTCCATGTGAACATCGAAAATAACCAGCCTAGTTGTGTACTAGAAAAACCAAAATCATTTTGAATATTTGAGCTGGCAACAGCAAGGTTAGCTCTGTCCATATAATTAATTGCAGTGACAATGAACAACATAGCTAAGATCATAAATCTTGTTTTCGTTGGTTTCATAGTAAATATCTCTTATCAATGTATTGGTGTTAATTATTTTTGATTACAAAACAGCTAACCAGCCTCCATCCACATAAATAATTTGCCCGTTAATATAGTCAGAGGCAGGGGATGAAAGAAAAATCGCGGTACCAATTAACTCCTCTGTTTTGCCCCAACGTTTAGCTGGATTACTATTTTTGACCCAAGTATCAAAAGCTACATCTTTAATTAATGCTTCATTCATATCTGTCAAAATATAACCAGGTCCAATTCCATTAGCTTGGATATTATGTTCACCCCATTCGGCAGACATCGATTTAGTTAACATCTTAATACCACCTTTAGCAGCAGTATAAGGTGCTACAGTTGGTCGAGCTTGTTCACTGGTTAATGAACAGATGTTAATAAATTTCCCTCCTGATTTACGTGCAATCATTCGTTTAGCTGCTTCTCTTGAGACTAAGAAAGTACCTGTTAAATGAATATCAACCACTCGTTGCCAATCTTTTAATGCTAGTTCTACCATTGGTTGACGATGTTGGATTCCAGCATTATTAATGACAATATCGATTTGGATTCCAGCTTTATCCATTTCTTCGAAAGCGTTGACTATCTGTTCCTCTTTTGAAACATCAATAACATAGCCTGTTGCGTTATAACCTTTAGCTTTTAATTTATTAATCGCTTCTTGTAAGGTTTCTGCTCGTATATCACTTAAGACGATAGAAGCGCCAGCAGAGGCAAGTCCTTCAGCATAAGAAAAACCTAATCCTCTAGCAGATCCTGTAATAAGTGCTGTTTTTCCAGTTAAATCAAATAATTTATGCATAATCTAAGTACCTTATTAATGTTTATTGATAATATGTTATTTTGCGAGAATATGTCATACCTCAACCTGTATTACAACATATATCATTTTTATGAAAATGCTATTAATGAAAATAGATATTCGATACTAAATTTTATTTTTGTGATCGATATAACACTATGAGATATCGGTTTGATGTCACATTTTTATAGGTTTGAGTGGGATAGCGTAGAAGAAAGTAAAATGAATAGATGTTGGTAAAATACATTAAATAGTTGTAATATGAGTACAATTTATCAAAATATATACATTATAAAAATGACAATTCAATCAATACCTAAAAGTAATATTGTAGATGCAGTTTATGAACAAATGTTAAATAAAATCCTTGATGGGAGTTGGCCGCAAGAAAGTAAATTACCGTCAGAATTTGAGTTGACCGATCTATTTAATGTTAGCCGTACTAGCATTCGTAGTGCGGTACAAAAACTACGAGATCTTGGTATTATTTATACTAAACATGGTAAAGGTTCTTTTGTCTCTTCAAATATTAATAAAGATAAAATTAATAATATTAATCAACCGATTATGCATTTAAGCCAAGAAGAGTTTATGGATATGATGGTGTTTCGGCAGACGGTCGAGTTTAAATGTATTGAGCTGGCAGCTGAAAAGGCTAACGATGAAGATATTCAAGCTATCGAAGAGGCCTTAAATCGTATGTTGATTAATAAAAATGATTATAAAAAATATTCACAAGCAGATCTCGATTTTCATATAGCCGTTATTAAAGCATCCCATAATAAAATCTTTATTAATATTATTTATGATATTAAGTCAATTTATTACCATTATTTAGAAGAGCTTAATCGCGTATTTGGGATTACTCTTGAAAGTATTGATGCTCATATTAAAGTATTTATGGCTATCAAAGAGCATGATGTTGAAAAAGCAAAATTATCATTAAACTCAGCGATGGAAACGAATATTTTAGCCATTAATAAACTGAAAAATGAAACAAATTTAGAAAATTGATAAAATAATACTTGCTCTCTCTATTCATTTAATGTTACTTTTATTTTGCGAGATATGATGTCATACAACCTATCGGTGAAATGTATACATTGGAGATTTTCATGATAAAAGTAACAAATGTTAAAACAATTTTAACTGCCCCTGGCGGAATTGATTTAGTCGTGGTTAAAGTTGAAACTAACCAAGATGGTTTATATGGATTAGGGTGTGCAACATTCACCCAACGAATTTTTGCCGTTGAAGCTGCAATTAATGAATATATGAAGCCTTTCATTATTGGTAAAGATCCTCGTCGAATTGAAGATATCTGGCAATCAGCGATGGTCAGTGGCTACTGGCGTAATGGCCCAGTGATGAATAATGCGGTTTCTGCTATCGATATGGCCTTATGGGATATCAAAGGCAAGATGGCGGGAATGCCGGTTTATGATTTATTAGGTGGTCGATGCCGGGATGGCATTCCGTTATATCGTCACTGCGATGGTGGCGATGCGATTGCCGCTGAAGACAATATTCGCGCGGCAATGGAAGAGGGTTATCAATATGTACGTTGTCAAATGGGGATGTATGGTGGTGCGGGTACTGAAGATCTTAAACTGATTAACACGCAGTATGATAAAGCTAAAAATATTCATCCAAAACGTTCACCACGTAATAAAACATCGGGTATCTATTTTGATCCTGATGCTTATGCGCGTAGTATACCTAAATTCTTCGATCATTTACGTAATAAGATCGGTTTTGATGTTGAGTTTATTCATGATATTCATGAGCGTATTCAGCCAATAGCCGCGCTACAAATGGCGAAAAGTCTAGAAGATTATCGTCTCTTTTATTTAGAAGATCCGGTTGCACCTGAAAATGTCGACTTCTTGAAAACAATGCGCGCTCAAACATCAACACCGATTGCAATGGGAGAATTATTTGTCCACGTTGCTGAGTATAAGCATCTAATTACTAATCATTTAATTGACTTTATCCGCTGTCACATTAGCATGATTGGTGGAATTACACCGGCTAAAAAATTAGCCAGTCTGTGTGAATATCATGGTGTACGCACTGCGTGGCACGGGCCGGGTGATATTTCACCTATTGGTGTGGTTGCGAATATGCATATTGATATGAGCATTACCAACCTCGGTATTCAAGAGTATACACCGATGAATGATGCACTACGTGAAGTCTTTCCTGGTTGCCCAGAGATTGAACAAGGTTATGCCTACTTGAATAATAAGCCAGGCTTAGGAATTGATATTGATGAAGCAAAAGCAAAACAGTTTCCAATAGCTGGTGGTTTACCATCATGGACTAATGCGCGTACCCCAGATGGTACAGCGGCTCGTCCATAATATAAAAAACCCCAGATATCTGGGGTTTTTTATGACTAACTTAATTTTTTACCGGTAATACGACACCACTCTTCTTGTGTAACAACGGGATCGAGTGCAAATTTTGCTGCATAGGCATCACAAACACTTTGTGATTGGCTTTCTAAAATGCCTGATAATCCAAGTAAACCAGCTGGTTTGACCAATACACTAATATTGGGTTCTAACTCTTTTAATGGACCCGCTAAAATATTAGCAACGACGACGTCTGCTAACAAATTGTCAGGAATATCTTTTGATAAATACAGGGATAATTTTTCACTAACATGATTACGCTCTGCGTTATCACGACTTGCTTGTAGGGCTTGTGGATCAATATCAATACCAATCGCTTGTTTAGCGCCTAGTTTGAGTGCTGCAATGGCTAAAATTCCTGAACCACAACCATAATCAATAATAATTTTATCTTTAAGATCTAATCCATCTAACCATTGTAAGCACAATGATGTGGTCGGGTGAGTGCCAGTACCAAAAGCCAGTCCGGGATCGAGCATAACATTCACGGCATTGACATCAGGCACATCTCGCCAGCTTGGACAAATCCACAACCGTTTGCCGAACTGCATTGGGTGGAAATTATCCATCCATTCACGTTCCCAGTCTTTGTCTTCTAATTGTTCGATTTTATAAGTTAAATTTTTATCGACCAGTGGAGACAAGTTTAAGACTTCGATGAGTTGTGCGGTATCGGTATCCGCTTCATATAGACCAATGACATCTGTATTGCCCCATAAACGTGTTTCACCAGGAAGCGGTTCGAATACAGGAGTATCGTAGGTATCTTGAAAAGTGACAGAAACAGCGCCACTCTCTTCTAATAAATCACTAAATGCTTCCGCTAATTCATTAGTTGTGTTTATCTTAAGTTGTATCCAAGGCATGGTTAATCCCTATTGTGTAAATTTTTGCCAAATGGATTGGCAACTAAAAAAGCAATTAATCCCAATAATAGTGATGGAACAATGGGATGGAATTTAAAAATTTGTATATTGTTACTAGCAAGAATAGCATAACATAGCGCACCTAAGATCATCGATGTTAATGCACCACAGGCATTCGCTTTTTTCCAATACAGTCCTAACACTAAAGGCCATAAAAATACTGCTTCAAGGCCACCAAAAGCTAATAAATTTAGCCAAATGACCATATCAGGTGGATTCCAAGCGGTTAAAATCACGAGACCACCAAAAATAAATGTAATAATCACCGATAAACGGGTTAATGCTTTATCATTTTTAGCTGCTTCTGGCTTGATTGATAAAAAGAGATCTTTGAGTAACACTGAGGATACTTGCAGTAATTGAGCATTGATTGTTGACATGATTGCAGCAAGTGGAGCGGCTAAAAATATACCGGCAGCCAAGGGCGGTAAAATTTTAACGATTAAGTTCGGTACTACTTGATCAGGAATGGTTAAGTCCGGAATAATGGCCCGTCCGAGTGCACCAGATAAATGCATGGTAAACATGATGACGGTGACCATGATTGTGCCTAAAATAATACCACTATGTACCGCTTTGCTATCTTTATAGGCCATACAGCGGACTGCTGTATGAGGTAGACCGACTACCCCAAAACAGACCAAGACCCAAAATGATGCCATAAAGGGAATGTCCATAAAATTATTTGGCCCTTGTGGTGTCAATAACGCGGGATCACTTTGTTTAAGGGTTTCAACAATATTGGGAATACCGCCGCCGACATAGATCACCGCAATTAATAAAATAATAGCGCCAATTAGCATAACGAGCCCTTGGAAAGCATCGTTTAAAATTCCAGCGCGAAAGCCACCAAAAGCAGTATAGATCACAGTACCAATACCAAAAATTAGCAATCCGTAACCATACGGAATACCGACTGAAGACTCAAGTAACCGTGCTCCGCCAATAAATTGTACTGTCATTGCACCAATAAAAGCGATAATAATGGTAATACTAGCTAACCAGACCACTAAGCGACTTTTATAATGAGCATAAAGCATATCACTCAGTGTAATTGCATTATATTTACGCGCTAAAATTGCAAATTTTTTACCAAGAATTCCGAGCGATAATAAAACTGTCGGCACTTGAATCATTGCGAGTAATACCCAACCTAAGCCAAATTTATAAGCTGCACCTGGGCCGCCGATAAATGAACTCGCGCTGATATAGGTCGCAGCCAATGTCATCGCAAGTAAAAATCCACCCATGGTACGATTGCCGATAAAATAATCAGTAAATTGATCGGTTTTTTTACGTTTTATATAGGCATAACCAGAAATGGCGAACACTAGCGCTAAATAGAGAACTAAAGGAATAATAATATCTGTATGCATCATCATATTTATTTATTTGGTGAGTGTTCAGCTTCGGTATTATCGAGCGGTATGTTACTAAATTGCCACTTTACAACCAAATAGCAGATCAGTAAAAAACCGATTGGCGTTAAAATACACGATAGTTCAAACCAGATCGGAAAACCTAATATGCCAGGAGTATCACCCCAAAAATAGGCAAAAGTAATCCAAAAAATCAGATAAATGATCGTGATATACAACGACAACCTAGCTTCTTTATTAGCTTGTAAATAACGTTTATCCATTAATATAGGAACACCATGTATGATTAAAGGAGGGTAGAGTAAAATAAACTATCTAAATAAGCAAGATAGATATTAACCTGTTTATCTTTCATTCGATGGCAATCAATAGTAAAAATAGTAGAAAAATTATAATTAAAAAAATTAATCTATAACTAACTTATTAAATTCTTTATACTATGGTCCTCTAGAATTTGATGAGTAGCGATTATGTCTAAAAAACCAGTAACGAGTTCTTCAGTCAAAACCACACAGAGTAAAATAGCGATTGTAATGGGATCCAAAAGTGATTGGGAGACTATGCAACATGCCGCCGATATTTTAACCCTTTTATCAGTTCCTTTTCATGTCGAGATTGTCTCTGCTCACCGTACTCCTGATAAACTATTTACTTTTGCTCAAGATGCTAAAACTAATGGTTTTGAAGTCATTATTGCTGGAGCTGGTGGGGCTGCACATTTACCTGGAATGCTAGCGGCTAAAACATTAGTGCCTGTATTAGGTGTGCCTGTACAAAGTGCCGCATTAAGTGGTGTCGATAGTTTATATTCTATTGTACAAATGCCGAAAGGTATTCCGGTTGGTACATTAGCGATTGGTAAAGCGGGAGCCGCGAATGCGGCATTATTAGCCGCACAAATTTTGGCTATCAATGACAGTGAGTTATTTAAAAAGTTAGAAGTATTTAGACAAAATCAGACTGATGATGTACTTGCCAACCCAGATCCAAGATTAGTGTAGTCTCTTTATCGTTAAGGAATAATAAATGAAATCGGTATGTGTATTAGGTAATGGTCAATTAGGTAGAATGCTTAGACAAGCAGGAGAACCACTCGGTATTCATGTTTATCCAGTAGGTTTAGATGTTGAACCCTCTTCGGTTCCTTATCAAAATTCAGTAATCACAGCTGAAATTGAACGCTGGCCAGATACTCCTTTTACACAGATTTTAGCGCAACATAACGGTTTTATTAATCGGGATATTTTCCCCATTATCGCTGACCGTTTGACTCAAAAACAGTTATTAGATCGTTTATCTTTACCCACTGCACCATGGGCTGTACTCGATGATCATAATAATTGGCCAGCACTTTTTACTAGCTTGAGTGAGCGTTTGATTGTTAAGCGACGAGTTGGTGGTTATGATGGTCGAGGACAATGGCGAGTTACTAATGATACTACCCATCAAGTACCTGCTGACGCTTATCAAACATCAATTGTAGAGAAAGCGATTAATTTTACAGAAGAGATGTCACTTGTTGGTGCTCGAAATCGCCAAGGCCATTGTGTATTTTATCCATTAACTCATAATCTACATCAAGATGGCATTTTAAAAATGAGTGTAGCTTTTCCTAATGCGAATAATCAGTTACAGCAACAAGCACAAATAATGCTTAGTAAAATTATGGATAAACTCAATTATGTTGGTGTCATGGCTATGGAGTGTTTTCTTGTTGATGGTCAACTGTTAATTAATGAGTTAGCACCAAGAGTGCATAACAGTGGTCACTGGACCCAAAATGGTGCTTCAGTGAGTCAATTTGAGTTACACTTGCGGGCAATTTTAGATTTACCATTACCCAATCCAACGGTATTTGCACCAGCTGTTATGGTGAATTTAATTGGTACTGAGTATAATCTAAGTTGGTTAGCTCAATCGTTGGTACACTTACATTGGTATGATAAAGAGGTGAGATCGGGCCGTAAAGTTGGACATTTAAATCTGACTCATTTGAATACATCGTATCTTTGTGATTGTTTAACTGCTTTAATTCCAACGTTACCTTACGATTATCAGTCAGCTATCGCTTGGGCACAAACTAAACTAAATTCATAAAAAAGTTGAGAGTATCAGAATGATCAATTTTCATAGCAAAATCAGTTATCAGCGCCATGTTGGAAAACAGAAAGAGTGTTTATCTGACGAGTATTCATTGGTGCGTTGCTTTGAAAGTGATCGAGGTCGAATTCTAAACTCAGCTGCGATTCGGAGATTACAACAAAAAACTCAGGTCTTTCCCTTAGAGCGCAATTCAGTTGTACGTACTCGCTTAACCCACTCACTGGAAGTTCAACAAGTGGGACGATATATTGTAAAAGAAATTTATCAACGTCTTGCTTGTGCTCATCAATTAAAACACTATGGCTTAGATAAAATAGGTGTTGTGTTCGAAAGTTTAGTTGAAATGGCTTGTTTAATGCATGATATTGGCAATCCACCATTTGGCCATTTTGGTGAAGCGGCGATTAATCATTGGTTTACCCATCGTTTAGGAATCGGCAGAACATCGGACTATACCATGTTAAATGAGCAATCTGATCAGCCTGAACTCAATATCTTGCGTAAGAAAATTCGACAAGATTTATGCCATTTTGAAG is drawn from Orbaceae bacterium BiB and contains these coding sequences:
- a CDS encoding MFS transporter — encoded protein: MKPTKTRFMILAMLFIVTAINYMDRANLAVASSNIQNDFGFSSTQLGWLFSMFTWTYAISQIPVGYILDRVGIRKLYGGAIILWSVFTFLMGLASHHWFTTVTASFAMLMVCRGLIGIAEAPSFPSNTKIIATWFPSQERARATALYSSGQYIGLATLTPVLSLIVANYGWEMSFYVSGGVGIIFGLIWLIKYREPFESKNANQAELDYIKAGGGFDQSQHTIKAEKVLWSDIFYVLRQRTMWGLFIAQFAASSTLYFFLTWFIVYLEKGLHLSISKAGFGAMFPYLMAMAGVLSSGVLSDMLIKKKYSKTFARKLPIMAGLLVTTIMCFANFFEDQPVIAIAILSIAFFANAFSNLGWVVCSDVIPRKIIGTIGGFLNVFGNLSGIISPIVIGVILHKTNNFQYAMYYISAVALIGFLAYVFLVGKIEVMNIPSLRDTNETDKSTT
- the prmA gene encoding 50S ribosomal protein L11 methyltransferase — encoded protein: MPWIQLKINTTNELAEAFSDLLEESGAVSVTFQDTYDTPVFEPLPGETRLWGNTDVIGLYEADTDTAQLIEVLNLSPLVDKNLTYKIEQLEDKDWEREWMDNFHPMQFGKRLWICPSWRDVPDVNAVNVMLDPGLAFGTGTHPTTSLCLQWLDGLDLKDKIIIDYGCGSGILAIAALKLGAKQAIGIDIDPQALQASRDNAERNHVSEKLSLYLSKDIPDNLLADVVVANILAGPLKELEPNISVLVKPAGLLGLSGILESQSQSVCDAYAAKFALDPVVTQEEWCRITGKKLS
- the idnD gene encoding L-idonate 5-dehydrogenase, with the translated sequence MNQKLICKACFAHGKQDIRIDDRELTYTDDDVVIKIEAGGICGSDIHYYQEGHAGLSVIKHPMVIGHEFVGRVDKIPKNSKLKIGQKVAINPSRPCNQCQYCLEGKQNQCTNMRFMGSAQFNPHVHGGFSQYAIVSEQQCFPYDETVPAQVMAFAEPTTVAIHAVNIAGSLVGKKVLVIGAGPIGCLIIAAAKAAGAVEVIASDINERSQKISLAMGADHVVSPLNQEALATFTHNKGYFDVTFEACGAAAAIESTVHVTRANGTIVQVGMGASPVQYPVAQMLAKEISWKGSFRFINEFGIAVKWLEKGIIDPRPLISSEFPYQQIEQALITATDKNISSKVIVTFFD
- a CDS encoding FadR/GntR family transcriptional regulator gives rise to the protein MTIQSIPKSNIVDAVYEQMLNKILDGSWPQESKLPSEFELTDLFNVSRTSIRSAVQKLRDLGIIYTKHGKGSFVSSNINKDKINNINQPIMHLSQEEFMDMMVFRQTVEFKCIELAAEKANDEDIQAIEEALNRMLINKNDYKKYSQADLDFHIAVIKASHNKIFINIIYDIKSIYYHYLEELNRVFGITLESIDAHIKVFMAIKEHDVEKAKLSLNSAMETNILAINKLKNETNLEN
- a CDS encoding SDR family oxidoreductase, whose amino-acid sequence is MHKLFDLTGKTALITGSARGLGFSYAEGLASAGASIVLSDIRAETLQEAINKLKAKGYNATGYVIDVSKEEQIVNAFEEMDKAGIQIDIVINNAGIQHRQPMVELALKDWQRVVDIHLTGTFLVSREAAKRMIARKSGGKFINICSLTSEQARPTVAPYTAAKGGIKMLTKSMSAEWGEHNIQANGIGPGYILTDMNEALIKDVAFDTWVKNSNPAKRWGKTEELIGTAIFLSSPASDYINGQIIYVDGGWLAVL
- the purE gene encoding 5-(carboxyamino)imidazole ribonucleotide mutase, with the protein product MSKKPVTSSSVKTTQSKIAIVMGSKSDWETMQHAADILTLLSVPFHVEIVSAHRTPDKLFTFAQDAKTNGFEVIIAGAGGAAHLPGMLAAKTLVPVLGVPVQSAALSGVDSLYSIVQMPKGIPVGTLAIGKAGAANAALLAAQILAINDSELFKKLEVFRQNQTDDVLANPDPRLV
- a CDS encoding DUF997 family protein codes for the protein MDKRYLQANKEARLSLYITIIYLIFWITFAYFWGDTPGILGFPIWFELSCILTPIGFLLICYLVVKWQFSNIPLDNTEAEHSPNK
- a CDS encoding enolase C-terminal domain-like protein: MIKVTNVKTILTAPGGIDLVVVKVETNQDGLYGLGCATFTQRIFAVEAAINEYMKPFIIGKDPRRIEDIWQSAMVSGYWRNGPVMNNAVSAIDMALWDIKGKMAGMPVYDLLGGRCRDGIPLYRHCDGGDAIAAEDNIRAAMEEGYQYVRCQMGMYGGAGTEDLKLINTQYDKAKNIHPKRSPRNKTSGIYFDPDAYARSIPKFFDHLRNKIGFDVEFIHDIHERIQPIAALQMAKSLEDYRLFYLEDPVAPENVDFLKTMRAQTSTPIAMGELFVHVAEYKHLITNHLIDFIRCHISMIGGITPAKKLASLCEYHGVRTAWHGPGDISPIGVVANMHIDMSITNLGIQEYTPMNDALREVFPGCPEIEQGYAYLNNKPGLGIDIDEAKAKQFPIAGGLPSWTNARTPDGTAARP
- the panF gene encoding sodium/pantothenate symporter; translation: MMMHTDIIIPLVLYLALVFAISGYAYIKRKKTDQFTDYFIGNRTMGGFLLAMTLAATYISASSFIGGPGAAYKFGLGWVLLAMIQVPTVLLSLGILGKKFAILARKYNAITLSDMLYAHYKSRLVVWLASITIIIAFIGAMTVQFIGGARLLESSVGIPYGYGLLIFGIGTVIYTAFGGFRAGILNDAFQGLVMLIGAIILLIAVIYVGGGIPNIVETLKQSDPALLTPQGPNNFMDIPFMASFWVLVCFGVVGLPHTAVRCMAYKDSKAVHSGIILGTIMVTVIMFTMHLSGALGRAIIPDLTIPDQVVPNLIVKILPPLAAGIFLAAPLAAIMSTINAQLLQVSSVLLKDLFLSIKPEAAKNDKALTRLSVIITFIFGGLVILTAWNPPDMVIWLNLLAFGGLEAVFLWPLVLGLYWKKANACGALTSMILGALCYAILASNNIQIFKFHPIVPSLLLGLIAFLVANPFGKNLHNRD
- the purK gene encoding 5-(carboxyamino)imidazole ribonucleotide synthase, giving the protein MKSVCVLGNGQLGRMLRQAGEPLGIHVYPVGLDVEPSSVPYQNSVITAEIERWPDTPFTQILAQHNGFINRDIFPIIADRLTQKQLLDRLSLPTAPWAVLDDHNNWPALFTSLSERLIVKRRVGGYDGRGQWRVTNDTTHQVPADAYQTSIVEKAINFTEEMSLVGARNRQGHCVFYPLTHNLHQDGILKMSVAFPNANNQLQQQAQIMLSKIMDKLNYVGVMAMECFLVDGQLLINELAPRVHNSGHWTQNGASVSQFELHLRAILDLPLPNPTVFAPAVMVNLIGTEYNLSWLAQSLVHLHWYDKEVRSGRKVGHLNLTHLNTSYLCDCLTALIPTLPYDYQSAIAWAQTKLNS